Proteins from a genomic interval of Arachis hypogaea cultivar Tifrunner chromosome 10, arahy.Tifrunner.gnm2.J5K5, whole genome shotgun sequence:
- the LOC140175597 gene encoding uncharacterized protein, with protein sequence MIGQVHLCDFSSETKSNTIEAQIVYELKEMLDLHNHLAKNICFARDRFVEGSNPEIKLRLIRKRKKDGRVYNLPTVTEVAILIVGDIDDSILKRDIIIESTSNRLQRINALHPYAGYPSYFITITCNPEWGEIKRLLKDIGLKEEDKLDIVSRIFNIKLSELIADFKQGRFFRKITGYVCTMEFQKRGLPYAHILLFMHPLYKPKSPKDIDKLISAEIPDKRKRLKLYAAIEKFMSHSFFFQSNDEGQLEKVIDEIRNYYDCRYIFACEATWRIFGYEIQLKQPSVVRLPFHLPNKNPVVFRDYENIVDLIDRVDGKPTKILAWMLANKLFAFGRVLTYSQFPNKFVWKEDISMWMPRKQGFSIGRLTHVPRGNGEDYYLRLLLNIQKGCLSFVDLRTVEAMVYTTFKEACYALGLLPEIVWQQCYGVLSEDILYNHRKNCILQANGRSLKEFDQMPFPSITSVDGLDDRLIMDELNFDRGVLHNEFTKNFTEMNVDQRKAFEVIMKAVDANDGGFSFLFMVMEVLERHSTTLKDVDEFATWLLGIGDGLVGDSTDGILVMLLHNIDQSNGLCNGTRLQVRRLGNHVIECITLTGDKVGQVVLIPRMIMIPNNQALPFRFQRRQFPIIVSFAMTI encoded by the exons TTCATTTGTGTGATTTCAGTTCTGAAACAAAATCCAACACAATTGAGGCACAGATTGTGTATGAACTAAAAGAGATGTTAGATCTTCACAACCATCTTGCAAAGAATATCTGTTTTGCTAGAGATAGGTTCGTTGAGGGTTCTAATCCAGAAATCAAATTGAGGCTAATTAGAAAGCGTAAGAAGGATGGAAGAGTATATAACTTACCAACTGTGACTGAAGTTGCCATTCTAATTGTAGGTGACATTGATGACTCAATTCTTAAAAGGGATATTATAATAGAATCGACGTCAAACAGATTGCAAAGAATAAATGCTTTACACCC GTATGCTGGCTACCCAAGTTATTTTATCACCATAACATGCAATCCCGAATGGGGTGAGATTAAACGTCTACTGAAAGACATCGGATTAAAAGAAGAGGACAAGCTTGACATAGTTTCGCGGATTTTTAACATAAAGCTAAGTGAGTTAATTGCAGACTTCAAGCAAGGAAGGTTCTTCAGGAAAATAACTGGCT ATGTCTGCACAATGGAATTCCAAAAACGAGGGTTACCATATGCTCATATATTGTTATTCATGCACCCACTATATAAGCCTAAATCACCCAAGGATATAGACAAGCTTATATCAGCCGAAATCCCTGACAAGCGCAAGAGACTTAAGCTCTACGCAGCTATTGAGAAGTTTATG AGTCACAGCTTCTTCTTCCAAAGCAATGATGAAGGACAGCTCGAAAAGGTAATTGATGAGATCAGAAATTACTACGATTGTAGGTACATATTTGCATGTGAAGCTACATGGAGAATATTTGGGTATGAGATACAACTTAAGCAACCATCAGTTGTTAGACTCCCTTTTCACTTACCAAACAAAAATCCCGTGGTTTTTAGAGACTATGAGAACATAGTTGATCTCATCGACAGGGTGGACGGCAAGCCAACGAAGATCCTAGCATGGATGCTTGCAAATAAACTGTTTGCATTTGGTCGTGTGCTTACCTATAGTCAGTTTCCAAACAAATTTGTTTGGAAAGAAGATATCTCCATGTGGATGCCTAGGAAACAAGGCTTCTCAATTGGCAGATTAACTCATGTCCCACGTGGTAATGGTGAAGACTATTACCTCAGGCTTCTActtaatattcaaaaaggttgttTGAGTTTTGTTGACTTGCGGACGGTTGAGGCCATGGTGTATACAACGTTCAAGGAAGCATGCTATGCATTGGGGCTTCT ACCTGAAATCGTTTGGCAACAGTGTTATGGTGTGCTATCTGAGGACATTTTGTATAATCATAGAAAAAATTGCATTTTACAG GCTAATGGTAGATCACTTAAAGAATTCGACCAAATGCCTTTTCCAAGTATTACCTCTGTAGATGGGTTAGACGACCGTTTGATCATGGATGAACTGAACTTTGACCGTGGTGTTCTACACAACGAGTTTACTAAAAACTTCACAGAAATGAATGTAGATCAAAGGAAAGCATTTGAAGTGATTATGAAGGCTGTAGATGCGAATGATGGagggttttcttttttatttatggtTATGGAGGTACTGGAAAGAC ATAGTACCACACTGAAAGACGTTGATGAATTTGCTACGTGGTTGTTAGGGATAGGTGACGGCCTTGTTGGGGATTCGACTGATG GTATTCTCGTCATGCTACTGCATAACATTGATCAGTCAAATGGGTTATGTAACGGAACAAGATTGCAAGTCAGAAGATTGGGTAACCACGTGATCGAATGCATCACACTAACAGGTGACAAGGTAGGTCAAGTGGTTCTAATACCCCGCATGATTATGATTCCCAATAACCAAGCTTTACCTTTCAGGTTCCAGCGTAGACAGTTTCCTATTATTGTCTCTTTTGCTATGACGATTTAA